A window from Triticum aestivum cultivar Chinese Spring chromosome 6D, IWGSC CS RefSeq v2.1, whole genome shotgun sequence encodes these proteins:
- the LOC123144424 gene encoding casein kinase 1-like protein 3 isoform X2: protein MDRIVGSKYKLGRKIGSGSFGEIYLATHVDTYEIVAVKIENSKTNHPQLLYEAKLYNALQGGTGIANIKWCGIDGEENVLVIDLLGPSLEDLFVYCGRRFSLKTVLMLADQMITRIEFLHSKGYLHRDIKPDNFLMGLGRKANQVYIIDFGLAKRYRDSTTNRHIPYRENKNLTGTARYASCNTHLGIEQSRRDDLESIGYVLLYFLRGSLPWQGLKAATKKQKYDKISEKKLSTPIEVLCKTHPVEFASYFHYCHSLTFDQRPDYGFLRRLFRDLSDREGHQFDHVFDWTLLKCKQTQKVKAQQQDPGVSSRPVAKNMDKHQAEASCQLEAEQRPVIRMQIRSTAENSRSNNQHSDKLRVSASTDKELLQSTSFGHAGAPRKNVSISKTPWLVDPNSGPSNHL, encoded by the exons ATGGATCGGATCGTCGGTAGCAAGTACAAGCTGGGCCGCAAGATCGGGAGCGGCTCCTTCGGGGAGATATATCTCG CCACGCACGTCGACACGTACGAGATTGTAGCCGTCAAGATC GAAAACAGCAAAACCAACCATCCCCAATTGTTATACGAGGCTAAACTGTATAATGCTCTTCAGGGAGGGA CTGGTATTGCAAACATAAAATGGTGTGGCATTGATGGcgaagaaaatgttcttgttattgATTTGCTTGGGCCAAGCCTTGAGGATCTGTTTGTTTATTGTGGCCGGAGATTCTCACTGAAGACAGTTTTGATGTTGGCAGATCAGATG ATAACAAGAATAGAGTTTTTGCATTCTAAGGGGTACTTGCACAGGGACATCAAGCCCGACAACTTTCTTATGGGCCTTGGTCGGAAAGCTAACCAG GTCTACATCATTGACTTCGGACTTGCCAAGAGATACCGTGACTCAACCACGAATCGCCATATACCCTATAG AGAAAATAAAAATTTGACTGGCACAGCTCGCTATGCAAGTTGCAACACTCATCTTGGGATTG AGCAAAGCCgaagggatgatctggagtccattgGATATGTTCTCTTGTATTTTCTAAGGGGAAG TCTTCCTTGGCAGGGTTTAAAAGCTGCCACAAAGAAGCAGAAATATGACAAAATAAGTGAGAAGAAGCTTTCAACACCTATCGAG GTTTTGTGTAAAACCCATCCTGTGGAATTTGCTTCTTATTTCCACTATTGTCATTCATTGACATTTGATCAACGGCCAGACTACGGTTTTCTGCGACGGCTCTTCAGAGACCTGTCGGACCGTGAAG GGCACCAATTTGATCATGTCTTTGACTGGACATTGTTGAAGTGTAAGCAAACCCAGAAGGTGAAGGCTCAACAG CAAGATCCTGGTGTAAGTAGCAGGCCGGTTGCAAAGAATATGGACAAACACCAAG CTGAAGCTTCTTGTCAGCTTGAAGCAGAACAACGCCCAGTAATCAGAATGCAAATAAGATCTACTGCTGAGAACAGCCGTTCAAATAATCAACATTCTGATAAATTG AGAGTGAGTGCTAGCACTGATAAGGAATTGCTGCAATCAACATCATTTGGCCATGCTGGTGCCCCAAGGAAGAACGTATCAATCTCCAAAACACCATGGCTTGTCGATCCCAACTCAGGACCTTCAAACCACCTTTAG
- the LOC123144424 gene encoding casein kinase 1-like protein 3 isoform X3 — protein sequence MDRIVGSKYKLGRKIGSGSFGEIYLATHVDTYEIVAVKIENSKTNHPQLLYEAKLYNALQGGTGIANIKWCGIDGEENVLVIDLLGPSLEDLFVYCGRRFSLKTVLMLADQMITRIEFLHSKGYLHRDIKPDNFLMGLGRKANQVYIIDFGLAKRYRDSTTNRHIPYRENKNLTGTARYASCNTHLGIEQSRRDDLESIGYVLLYFLRGSLPWQGLKAATKKQKYDKISEKKLSTPIEVLCKTHPVEFASYFHYCHSLTFDQRPDYGFLRRLFRDLSDREGHQFDHVFDWTLLKCKQTQKVKAQQQDPGVSSRPVAKNMDKHQVVYMQLKLLVSLKQNNAQ from the exons ATGGATCGGATCGTCGGTAGCAAGTACAAGCTGGGCCGCAAGATCGGGAGCGGCTCCTTCGGGGAGATATATCTCG CCACGCACGTCGACACGTACGAGATTGTAGCCGTCAAGATC GAAAACAGCAAAACCAACCATCCCCAATTGTTATACGAGGCTAAACTGTATAATGCTCTTCAGGGAGGGA CTGGTATTGCAAACATAAAATGGTGTGGCATTGATGGcgaagaaaatgttcttgttattgATTTGCTTGGGCCAAGCCTTGAGGATCTGTTTGTTTATTGTGGCCGGAGATTCTCACTGAAGACAGTTTTGATGTTGGCAGATCAGATG ATAACAAGAATAGAGTTTTTGCATTCTAAGGGGTACTTGCACAGGGACATCAAGCCCGACAACTTTCTTATGGGCCTTGGTCGGAAAGCTAACCAG GTCTACATCATTGACTTCGGACTTGCCAAGAGATACCGTGACTCAACCACGAATCGCCATATACCCTATAG AGAAAATAAAAATTTGACTGGCACAGCTCGCTATGCAAGTTGCAACACTCATCTTGGGATTG AGCAAAGCCgaagggatgatctggagtccattgGATATGTTCTCTTGTATTTTCTAAGGGGAAG TCTTCCTTGGCAGGGTTTAAAAGCTGCCACAAAGAAGCAGAAATATGACAAAATAAGTGAGAAGAAGCTTTCAACACCTATCGAG GTTTTGTGTAAAACCCATCCTGTGGAATTTGCTTCTTATTTCCACTATTGTCATTCATTGACATTTGATCAACGGCCAGACTACGGTTTTCTGCGACGGCTCTTCAGAGACCTGTCGGACCGTGAAG GGCACCAATTTGATCATGTCTTTGACTGGACATTGTTGAAGTGTAAGCAAACCCAGAAGGTGAAGGCTCAACAG CAAGATCCTGGTGTAAGTAGCAGGCCGGTTGCAAAGAATATGGACAAACACCAAG TGGTTTACATGCAGCTGAAGCTTCTTGTCAGCTTGAAGCAGAACAACGCCCAGTAA
- the LOC123144424 gene encoding casein kinase 1-like protein 3 isoform X4, with translation MDRIVGSKYKLGRKIGSGSFGEIYLATHVDTYEIVAVKIENSKTNHPQLLYEAKLYNALQGGTGIANIKWCGIDGEENVLVIDLLGPSLEDLFVYCGRRFSLKTVLMLADQMITRIEFLHSKGYLHRDIKPDNFLMGLGRKANQVYIIDFGLAKRYRDSTTNRHIPYRENKNLTGTARYASCNTHLGIEQSRRDDLESIGYVLLYFLRGSLPWQGLKAATKKQKYDKISEKKLSTPIEVLCKTHPVEFASYFHYCHSLTFDQRPDYGFLRRLFRDLSDREGHQFDHVFDWTLLKCKQTQKVKAQQLKLLVSLKQNNAQ, from the exons ATGGATCGGATCGTCGGTAGCAAGTACAAGCTGGGCCGCAAGATCGGGAGCGGCTCCTTCGGGGAGATATATCTCG CCACGCACGTCGACACGTACGAGATTGTAGCCGTCAAGATC GAAAACAGCAAAACCAACCATCCCCAATTGTTATACGAGGCTAAACTGTATAATGCTCTTCAGGGAGGGA CTGGTATTGCAAACATAAAATGGTGTGGCATTGATGGcgaagaaaatgttcttgttattgATTTGCTTGGGCCAAGCCTTGAGGATCTGTTTGTTTATTGTGGCCGGAGATTCTCACTGAAGACAGTTTTGATGTTGGCAGATCAGATG ATAACAAGAATAGAGTTTTTGCATTCTAAGGGGTACTTGCACAGGGACATCAAGCCCGACAACTTTCTTATGGGCCTTGGTCGGAAAGCTAACCAG GTCTACATCATTGACTTCGGACTTGCCAAGAGATACCGTGACTCAACCACGAATCGCCATATACCCTATAG AGAAAATAAAAATTTGACTGGCACAGCTCGCTATGCAAGTTGCAACACTCATCTTGGGATTG AGCAAAGCCgaagggatgatctggagtccattgGATATGTTCTCTTGTATTTTCTAAGGGGAAG TCTTCCTTGGCAGGGTTTAAAAGCTGCCACAAAGAAGCAGAAATATGACAAAATAAGTGAGAAGAAGCTTTCAACACCTATCGAG GTTTTGTGTAAAACCCATCCTGTGGAATTTGCTTCTTATTTCCACTATTGTCATTCATTGACATTTGATCAACGGCCAGACTACGGTTTTCTGCGACGGCTCTTCAGAGACCTGTCGGACCGTGAAG GGCACCAATTTGATCATGTCTTTGACTGGACATTGTTGAAGTGTAAGCAAACCCAGAAGGTGAAGGCTCAACAG CTGAAGCTTCTTGTCAGCTTGAAGCAGAACAACGCCCAGTAA
- the LOC123144424 gene encoding casein kinase 1-like protein 3 isoform X1 — MDRIVGSKYKLGRKIGSGSFGEIYLATHVDTYEIVAVKIENSKTNHPQLLYEAKLYNALQGGTGIANIKWCGIDGEENVLVIDLLGPSLEDLFVYCGRRFSLKTVLMLADQMITRIEFLHSKGYLHRDIKPDNFLMGLGRKANQVYIIDFGLAKRYRDSTTNRHIPYRENKNLTGTARYASCNTHLGIEQSRRDDLESIGYVLLYFLRGSLPWQGLKAATKKQKYDKISEKKLSTPIEVLCKTHPVEFASYFHYCHSLTFDQRPDYGFLRRLFRDLSDREGHQFDHVFDWTLLKCKQTQKVKAQQQDPGVSSRPVAKNMDKHQVSGLHAAEASCQLEAEQRPVIRMQIRSTAENSRSNNQHSDKLRVSASTDKELLQSTSFGHAGAPRKNVSISKTPWLVDPNSGPSNHL; from the exons ATGGATCGGATCGTCGGTAGCAAGTACAAGCTGGGCCGCAAGATCGGGAGCGGCTCCTTCGGGGAGATATATCTCG CCACGCACGTCGACACGTACGAGATTGTAGCCGTCAAGATC GAAAACAGCAAAACCAACCATCCCCAATTGTTATACGAGGCTAAACTGTATAATGCTCTTCAGGGAGGGA CTGGTATTGCAAACATAAAATGGTGTGGCATTGATGGcgaagaaaatgttcttgttattgATTTGCTTGGGCCAAGCCTTGAGGATCTGTTTGTTTATTGTGGCCGGAGATTCTCACTGAAGACAGTTTTGATGTTGGCAGATCAGATG ATAACAAGAATAGAGTTTTTGCATTCTAAGGGGTACTTGCACAGGGACATCAAGCCCGACAACTTTCTTATGGGCCTTGGTCGGAAAGCTAACCAG GTCTACATCATTGACTTCGGACTTGCCAAGAGATACCGTGACTCAACCACGAATCGCCATATACCCTATAG AGAAAATAAAAATTTGACTGGCACAGCTCGCTATGCAAGTTGCAACACTCATCTTGGGATTG AGCAAAGCCgaagggatgatctggagtccattgGATATGTTCTCTTGTATTTTCTAAGGGGAAG TCTTCCTTGGCAGGGTTTAAAAGCTGCCACAAAGAAGCAGAAATATGACAAAATAAGTGAGAAGAAGCTTTCAACACCTATCGAG GTTTTGTGTAAAACCCATCCTGTGGAATTTGCTTCTTATTTCCACTATTGTCATTCATTGACATTTGATCAACGGCCAGACTACGGTTTTCTGCGACGGCTCTTCAGAGACCTGTCGGACCGTGAAG GGCACCAATTTGATCATGTCTTTGACTGGACATTGTTGAAGTGTAAGCAAACCCAGAAGGTGAAGGCTCAACAG CAAGATCCTGGTGTAAGTAGCAGGCCGGTTGCAAAGAATATGGACAAACACCAAG TTAGTGGTTTACATGCAGCTGAAGCTTCTTGTCAGCTTGAAGCAGAACAACGCCCAGTAATCAGAATGCAAATAAGATCTACTGCTGAGAACAGCCGTTCAAATAATCAACATTCTGATAAATTG AGAGTGAGTGCTAGCACTGATAAGGAATTGCTGCAATCAACATCATTTGGCCATGCTGGTGCCCCAAGGAAGAACGTATCAATCTCCAAAACACCATGGCTTGTCGATCCCAACTCAGGACCTTCAAACCACCTTTAG